Part of the Ornithinimicrobium flavum genome, CACAGAGTTCGGCCGCGACCTGGACGCGAGGAAGTCCAGGAAGTCATCCAGCAACGGTTCGTCGAACCTGGCCGCTGGCGACCCCGGCAACCGCTCATCGACCGGCACGAACCTCAACGACAGAGCTGACATACAGCGCCTCCTCAGCGAGACGGACACCTGCAAAGTACAGGCGCCGGTGATCCGAAGATCACCCACATATCAAGCGGAGTCGTAATGTATCGACCGCCGACTGCGCGCGAGCGCCCCAGCTGCCCGCAGCTTGCCCAGAGCGTGCGGAGCCACGCTGCCCCATTCTGGGCGAAGTGACGCATCGGGGAGCGATCGCCCGGGGAGTTTCGCTCAACGGCCTACTGGCGGCTGGGCGTGATGAGACGCCCCTCCCAGTCGGGACCTCCGGCTCCCCACTCACTCTTGCGGGGGGCGGGCGAGTTCGGAGAGCTTCGCGGCGATCTCCGCGTCGCGGCCTTGGGCGGCGTGCTGGTAGCGAAGGGCGGCCGCGACGGTCGAGTGACCGAGACGTGCCTGGAGCTCGGCGAGGGTGGCGCCGGTCATGGCAGCCATGGTCGCGCCGGTGTGCCGGAGGTCGTGGATCCTCAGGTCCTCGCGGCCGGCGGCGGCTCGGGCCTTGCGCCAGGCCGTGTGCAGCACCGTCGGCTGCAGATGACGCTGGTGCTCCCGCATGGAGGGGAACAGCAGGGCGTCCGCTCCGGAGCGCACATGTTTCTCCAGGTGCTGCTCCAGCGCGGGAACGATGTGCGGGGGCACGCTCACCTCACGGGTGCCGGCGGCCGACTTCGGGGTGCCGATGATCGGCTGGCCCCTGACCCATGACACGGCCCGGGTCACCTTGACGACGCCGCGGTTCAGGTCGAGGTCCCGCCGGCGCAGCTCGAGCACCTCCCCACCCGCAGCGCGCACCACGCGCAGAGCAGCACGAGGGCGCCGAGCTGGTCCGGCATCTCCTTCACGAGCACGTCCAGCTCGGCGAGCGTCGCCGGGCGGATCTCCTTCTTGGTCGGCGGGTTGGAGGCGGCTCGGACGCGGCACGGGTTGCTGGTCAACAGCTCGTCCGTAACGGCGGTCGTCAGGACGGCCCGCAGCAACGCGTAGGCGCGGGCGTTGACCGTCGGGTGGTCCGGCGACAAGCCGGCCCACCACCGGCGCACGAGGGCCGGCGTGAGGTCGGAGACGAGCAGGTCGCCGAACTCCGGCTCGAGGTAACGGCGCAGCAGGTGCTCGTAGCCTTCGCGGGTCCGCGGCTTGAGGGACCGGTCGGCGAGCCACTGACGAGCAAACTCGGTGAAGGTCGGTGGTGCCAGGCGCTCGGCCAGCTCCGCCCGCCGCCTCGGGGCCACCCAGTCGTCGCGGCTCGCCAGCGCGCGCTCGTGGACCAGCCACGCCTCAGCGTCAGCCTTCGAAGCGAAGGTGTGGGGAGCAGTGTGCCGTCCCAGATCCGGACCGGTGTAGCTGGCCTGCCACCGCTTCGACGGCAGCCGCCGCAGTGCCCCGAAGCCTCGTCTCGATGCCATCGCGTCCCCATTTCGTGCAACATACGTGCAACAAGGGTGCCACTTCGTGACCACTTCTGACAACGGGTGACCAGATGGACGGCGGCCGCAATCGTGGCGTTTTCGCAGGTCAGAGGTCAAATCGCTGGTCAGGAGGAGAGCTGGCGAAGGGACTCGAACCCTCAACCACCTGTTTACAAGACAGGTGCGCTACCAATTGCGCCACGCCAGCCCACCGGCCCGGAGGCCGGCGGCGCTGTCGATGCTAACCCGGGGGCGGGCCCTCAGCCGACCTTCGTGAGGATGCCGCCGTAGATCCAGCCGGTGCTGGAGCCGCCGTCGAGCTTGACCCAGCCGTTGCTGGCCAGCGTGCCCTTGACCTGGGTGCCGTGGGCGGCACCGCCGATGACGGAGTAGGACGTGCCCGGGCCGGAGCGGATGTTCGCGCCGACGCCGGCGGAGACGCGCCAGGTGGCGGAGTCGCTCGGCGGCGGGGTGGGCGAAGGGGCCGGGCCGCCGGGGTCGGTCGTCGTGAGCGTGGTCAGGCTGATGAATCTGTTGTCCGCCATCTTCACCCAGCCGTTGCTCGCGGCACCGGTGATCTTGGTGCCCTTGGCGGCACCGCCGACGACGGCGTACTGCGTCCCGGGACCGGAGCGGATGTTCGCGCCGACCGAGGCCGAGACCCACCAGGTGCCGCCGTCGGCGGGCGGGGGCTGCGGGGCCGGGGGCGGCTCGGGCGCGGGCGTCCCGGGGTCGGTCGTCGTGAGCGTGGTGAGGCTGATCCACCCGGCCCGGTCGGCGAGCTTGACCCAGCCGTTGCTCGCCGTGCCGGTGATCTTCGTGCCGGCGCCCGCGGCGCCGATGACGGCATACTGCGTGCCCGGGCCCGAGCGGATGTTGGCGCCGACGGACGAGGAGACCCACCACGTGCCGGTCTCCCCCGGCGGCGTGGGAGCCGGCGGCGGCTCCTCCCCGGGGTAGGGCTCGCTCCCGTTCTGCAGGGTCAGCCCGGCCCGCACCGAGCAGACCGGCCACGCGCCGGGACCCTGCACCTGGAGCACGCGCTGGGCGACGGTGATCTGCTGGATCTTCGTGGCCTGGTGCGCGTAGGCGGCGAACTCCTGGCCGCCAAAGCCGACCCACGTCGGGTGCCAGAACTGCAGGCCGCCGTAGAAGCCGTTGCCGGTGTTGATGTGCCAGTTGCCGCTGGACTCGCACTGCGCCACCCGGTCCCACACGTTGTGGCCGTGGGCCTGGGCGGCCGGGGCGGTGAGGCCGACGGCGGCGACGGACGCGGCACCGGCCAGGGCGACGTGGCCCGTGCGGCGCAGGGACGTCCCGACGCGGGACGGGGCGCGGTGCCGGGCGGAGCGGGGCAGGCTGGGCATCGGAGGCCTTCCGGAGGTGGGACGAGTGTGACGCCTGGGACAAGACGCCCGCACCACGGTAGGGCAGTCGCACGGCGGACGGAAGCCAGTGTGATAAGCATCACGCGTGGCGGTGCCCTCTGAGGAGGGT contains:
- a CDS encoding tyrosine-type recombinase/integrase, which translates into the protein MLELRRRDLDLNRGVVKVTRAVSWVRGQPIIGTPKSAAGTREVSVPPHIVPALEQHLEKHVRSGADALLFPSMREHQRHLQPTVLHTAWRKARAAAGREDLRIHDLRHTGATMAAMTGATLAELQARLGHSTVAAALRYQHAAQGRDAEIAAKLSELARPPQE
- a CDS encoding N-terminal phage integrase SAM-like domain-containing protein; this translates as MASRRGFGALRRLPSKRWQASYTGPDLGRHTAPHTFASKADAEAWLVHERALASRDDWVAPRRRAELAERLAPPTFTEFARQWLADRSLKPRTREGYEHLLRRYLEPEFGDLLVSDLTPALVRRWWAGLSPDHPTVNARAYALLRAVLTTAVTDELLTSNPCRVRAASNPPTKKEIRPATLAELDVLVKEMPDQLGALVLLCAWCALRVGRCSSCAGGTST
- a CDS encoding transglycosylase family protein — translated: MPSLPRSARHRAPSRVGTSLRRTGHVALAGAASVAAVGLTAPAAQAHGHNVWDRVAQCESSGNWHINTGNGFYGGLQFWHPTWVGFGGQEFAAYAHQATKIQQITVAQRVLQVQGPGAWPVCSVRAGLTLQNGSEPYPGEEPPPAPTPPGETGTWWVSSSVGANIRSGPGTQYAVIGAAGAGTKITGTASNGWVKLADRAGWISLTTLTTTDPGTPAPEPPPAPQPPPADGGTWWVSASVGANIRSGPGTQYAVVGGAAKGTKITGAASNGWVKMADNRFISLTTLTTTDPGGPAPSPTPPPSDSATWRVSAGVGANIRSGPGTSYSVIGGAAHGTQVKGTLASNGWVKLDGGSSTGWIYGGILTKVG